One genomic segment of Brassica napus cultivar Da-Ae chromosome A3, Da-Ae, whole genome shotgun sequence includes these proteins:
- the LOC106440177 gene encoding uncharacterized protein At4g18490-like isoform X1, which translates to MSPPAKKSSTEAKEKDLILDNDMEKDTWSFKSMADDPMDFAFGSPANKKKNAFKLDMGFDFDGDFGNSSSFKMDMPDFDFSSPAKKTTKAKESPGDKSSGDLKQKKNPFHFSYDFDALDDFNLDSSPPKKGTKTTTKVMDFEEIDKSGSLDFGHDSPITRQAASVSNTDVKEKASAEKENLNSKTTDTMVVESSAHSKQATEERMENSEAVESPQGLRIKTSTTHTMCLQPQSVDASPLKTSCVMLEDTDDPCLSNETAAPSPLHASETTHTAANREISPDINEICRSSSKEDSPRDPEQNANKDMISAMDTSYEKAEQTKPSISSQLCLDKMDWQQEEMGIGTQAEKQDHTRRTSSDPDHGHPQTTLSGKISPSSRQSQAAQVQDSSGKLPLDTSHSVPGLSDLKITQNKDSGLIRSKFFKKTEKPQSHVLKSSLTQTESRPVTREKIAVNMNLTNDRRHDIQDVLPGSKTRTCPVELVKTDSEIANVNSISRSHKKIIHKDHSNVKTAENVAAQLDHLKMQSKNTTREKSILQINISSKLDASSLTQKLSKNLSSGAESLQKSKLVSLERPKLGNMMFDLLSAKTQRTIGVTKDQSSSFVQPVVNSTTGKERNTEASVKRGSETHHLAPRDKTQLLDYPSSLKRKALDEDADRSLKPQLKRFSMSPRENRNAEDLTHRVAQGKFSSQESRIDNNTTKELVGKSPRSTSHHQMGNMANLEIPVTENSDNIEKAEAYTKELESICNTLKKKHEEAKELLVRAIVNNNKLLMLNHPLHEDKIRMIQKFAAKLSLRDTQTTTVA; encoded by the exons ATGTCTCCGCCTGCTAAAAAAAGTTCTACTGAAGCTAAGGAGAAAGATCTTATCCTCG ACAACGACATGGAAAAAGATACATGGAGCTTTAAGTCAATGGCGGATGATCCGATGGATTTTGCCTTTGGGTCGCCAGctaacaagaagaagaatgcCTTCAAGCT GGATATGGGTTTCGATTTTGATGGAGATTTTGGAAATTCATCATCATTCAAAATGGATATGCCAGACTTCGATTTCTCCAGCCCAGCCAAGAAAACCACAAAAGCGAAAGAAAGCCCTGGTGATAAATCTAGTGGAGATTTAAAGCAGAAAAAGAATCCATTTCACTTCTCTTATGACTTTGATGC GTTGGACGACTTTAATCTTGATTCAAGCCCACCGAAGAAGGGAACCAAGACAACGACCAAGGTCATGGATTTCGAAGAAATTGATAAGTCTGGCTCTTTGGACTTTGGTCACGACTCACCGATAACTAGACAAGCTGCCTCCGTGTCAAACACCGATGTCAAGGAAAAAGCTTCTGCTGAAAAAGAGAACCTAAATTCCAAGACTACAGATACTATGGTTGTGGAGAGTAGCGCACACTCGAAGCAAGCTACAGAAGAGAGGATGGAGAACTCTGAGGCTGTGGAATCACCCCAAGGTCTAAGGATAAAAACCTCAACTACTCATACAATGTGTCTGCAACCTCAATCTGTAGACGCTTCACCATTGAAGACATCATGTGTAATGCTTGAAGACACAGATGATCCATGTCTTTCAAACGAGACCGCAGCACCCTCGCCATTACATGCTTCTGAGACTACACATACTGCTGCAAACAGAGAAATCAGTCCAGATATCAACGAAATCTGCAGGTCTAGCTCAAAAGAAGACTCTCCTAGAGATCCAGAACAGAATGCAAACAAAGATATGATTTCCGCAATGGACACAAGCTATGAAAAGGCTGAACAGACTAAACCAAGCATCTCATCTCAGTTATGTTTGGACAAAATGGATTGGCAACAGGAAGAAATGGGTATAGGCACTCAGGCAGAAAAGCAGGATCACACTAGAAGAACATCATCTGATCCAGATCATGGACATCCTCAAACAACTCTCTCAGGAAAAATATCACCAAGCTCTCGTCAAAGCCAAGCTGCTCAAGTACAAGATTCGAGTGGAAAACTACCACTGGATACATCCCACAG CGTGCCAGGGCTCAGTGATTtaaaaatcacccaaaacaaAGACTCAGGACTTATCAGATCCAAATTTTTTAAGAAGACAGAAAAACCACAATCCCATGTACTGAAGTCCTCTCTAACTCAAACAGAGAGTCGGCCAGTGACCCGAGAAAAGATTGCGGTTAATATGAACCTTACAAATGATAGAAG ACATGATATCCAAGATGTGTTGCCTGGATCCAAAACTAGAACATGTCCAGTTGAGCTTGTGAAAACGGATTCTGAAATAGCAAATGTCAATTCTATCAG CAGGTCTCATAAAAAGATAATCCACAAGGACCATTCAAATGTCAAGACTGCAGAAAATGTGGCTGCACAGTTGGATCATTTAAAGATGCAATCTAAAAATACAACTAGAGAGAAGTCTATCTTGCAGATCAATATAAG CTCAAAACTCGATGCTTCTAGCTTGACTCAGAAGCTAAGTAAAAATTTGAGTTCTGGAGCAGAATCTTTGCAGAAGTCCAAGTTGGTATCTCTTGAAAGGCCTAAACTTGGAAATATGATGTTTGATCTGCTTTCTGCGAAAACTCAAAG GACCATTGGAGTAACTAAAGACCAATCCAGTTCGTTCGTGCAACCAGTAGTGAACTCTACAACAGGCAAGGAGAGAAATACCGAAGCATCAGTTAAAAGAGGCTCTGAGACTCACCATTTGGCTCCTAGAGACAAAACTCAACTCCTGGACTACCCATCTTCTTTAAAGCGGAAAGCTCTTGATGAG GATGCAGATAGATCTCTGAAGCCACAACTTAAACGATTTTCCATGTCTCCAAGGGAAAACAG GAACGCTGAGGATCTCACACATAGAGTTGCGCAAGGAAAG TTCTCAAGCCAAGAGAGTAGAATAGATAATAACACAACCAAGGAGCTTGTCGGAAAAAGTCCACGGAGTACGTCTCATCACCAGATGGGAAACATGGCAAATCTGGAAATCCCGGTCACTGAGAATTCTGATAACATAGAGAAAGCTGAAGCATATACAAAAGAACTCGAGAGT ATATGCAACACTCTGAAGAAGAAGCATGAGGAAGCGAAAGAGTTGCTTGTCCGTGCTATAGTAAACAACAATAAGCTACTGATGCTCAACCATCCTTTACATGAAGACAAG ATTCGTATGATCCAGAAGTTCGCAGCCAAGTTGAGTTTGAGGGACACTCAAACCACCACTGTTGCTTAA
- the LOC106440177 gene encoding uncharacterized protein At4g18490-like isoform X2 produces MSPPAKKSSTEAKEKDLILDNDMEKDTWSFKSMADDPMDFAFGSPANKKKNAFKLDMGFDFDGDFGNSSSFKMDMPDFDFSSPAKKTTKAKESPGDKSSGDLKQKKNPFHFSYDFDALDDFNLDSSPPKKGTKTTTKVMDFEEIDKSGSLDFGHDSPITRQAASVSNTDVKEKASAEKENLNSKTTDTMVVESSAHSKQATEERMENSEAVESPQGLRIKTSTTHTMCLQPQSVDASPLKTSCVMLEDTDDPCLSNETAAPSPLHASETTHTAANREISPDINEICRSSSKEDSPRDPEQNANKDMISAMDTSYEKAEQTKPSISSQLCLDKMDWQQEEMGIGTQAEKQDHTRRTSSDPDHGHPQTTLSGKISPSSRQSQAAQVQDSSGKLPLDTSHSVPGLSDLKITQNKDSGLIRSKFFKKTEKPQSHVLKSSLTQTESRPVTREKIAVNMNLTNDRRHDIQDVLPGSKTRTCPVELVKTDSEIANVNSIRSHKKIIHKDHSNVKTAENVAAQLDHLKMQSKNTTREKSILQINISSKLDASSLTQKLSKNLSSGAESLQKSKLVSLERPKLGNMMFDLLSAKTQRTIGVTKDQSSSFVQPVVNSTTGKERNTEASVKRGSETHHLAPRDKTQLLDYPSSLKRKALDEDADRSLKPQLKRFSMSPRENRNAEDLTHRVAQGKFSSQESRIDNNTTKELVGKSPRSTSHHQMGNMANLEIPVTENSDNIEKAEAYTKELESICNTLKKKHEEAKELLVRAIVNNNKLLMLNHPLHEDKIRMIQKFAAKLSLRDTQTTTVA; encoded by the exons ATGTCTCCGCCTGCTAAAAAAAGTTCTACTGAAGCTAAGGAGAAAGATCTTATCCTCG ACAACGACATGGAAAAAGATACATGGAGCTTTAAGTCAATGGCGGATGATCCGATGGATTTTGCCTTTGGGTCGCCAGctaacaagaagaagaatgcCTTCAAGCT GGATATGGGTTTCGATTTTGATGGAGATTTTGGAAATTCATCATCATTCAAAATGGATATGCCAGACTTCGATTTCTCCAGCCCAGCCAAGAAAACCACAAAAGCGAAAGAAAGCCCTGGTGATAAATCTAGTGGAGATTTAAAGCAGAAAAAGAATCCATTTCACTTCTCTTATGACTTTGATGC GTTGGACGACTTTAATCTTGATTCAAGCCCACCGAAGAAGGGAACCAAGACAACGACCAAGGTCATGGATTTCGAAGAAATTGATAAGTCTGGCTCTTTGGACTTTGGTCACGACTCACCGATAACTAGACAAGCTGCCTCCGTGTCAAACACCGATGTCAAGGAAAAAGCTTCTGCTGAAAAAGAGAACCTAAATTCCAAGACTACAGATACTATGGTTGTGGAGAGTAGCGCACACTCGAAGCAAGCTACAGAAGAGAGGATGGAGAACTCTGAGGCTGTGGAATCACCCCAAGGTCTAAGGATAAAAACCTCAACTACTCATACAATGTGTCTGCAACCTCAATCTGTAGACGCTTCACCATTGAAGACATCATGTGTAATGCTTGAAGACACAGATGATCCATGTCTTTCAAACGAGACCGCAGCACCCTCGCCATTACATGCTTCTGAGACTACACATACTGCTGCAAACAGAGAAATCAGTCCAGATATCAACGAAATCTGCAGGTCTAGCTCAAAAGAAGACTCTCCTAGAGATCCAGAACAGAATGCAAACAAAGATATGATTTCCGCAATGGACACAAGCTATGAAAAGGCTGAACAGACTAAACCAAGCATCTCATCTCAGTTATGTTTGGACAAAATGGATTGGCAACAGGAAGAAATGGGTATAGGCACTCAGGCAGAAAAGCAGGATCACACTAGAAGAACATCATCTGATCCAGATCATGGACATCCTCAAACAACTCTCTCAGGAAAAATATCACCAAGCTCTCGTCAAAGCCAAGCTGCTCAAGTACAAGATTCGAGTGGAAAACTACCACTGGATACATCCCACAG CGTGCCAGGGCTCAGTGATTtaaaaatcacccaaaacaaAGACTCAGGACTTATCAGATCCAAATTTTTTAAGAAGACAGAAAAACCACAATCCCATGTACTGAAGTCCTCTCTAACTCAAACAGAGAGTCGGCCAGTGACCCGAGAAAAGATTGCGGTTAATATGAACCTTACAAATGATAGAAG ACATGATATCCAAGATGTGTTGCCTGGATCCAAAACTAGAACATGTCCAGTTGAGCTTGTGAAAACGGATTCTGAAATAGCAAATGTCAATTCTATCAG GTCTCATAAAAAGATAATCCACAAGGACCATTCAAATGTCAAGACTGCAGAAAATGTGGCTGCACAGTTGGATCATTTAAAGATGCAATCTAAAAATACAACTAGAGAGAAGTCTATCTTGCAGATCAATATAAG CTCAAAACTCGATGCTTCTAGCTTGACTCAGAAGCTAAGTAAAAATTTGAGTTCTGGAGCAGAATCTTTGCAGAAGTCCAAGTTGGTATCTCTTGAAAGGCCTAAACTTGGAAATATGATGTTTGATCTGCTTTCTGCGAAAACTCAAAG GACCATTGGAGTAACTAAAGACCAATCCAGTTCGTTCGTGCAACCAGTAGTGAACTCTACAACAGGCAAGGAGAGAAATACCGAAGCATCAGTTAAAAGAGGCTCTGAGACTCACCATTTGGCTCCTAGAGACAAAACTCAACTCCTGGACTACCCATCTTCTTTAAAGCGGAAAGCTCTTGATGAG GATGCAGATAGATCTCTGAAGCCACAACTTAAACGATTTTCCATGTCTCCAAGGGAAAACAG GAACGCTGAGGATCTCACACATAGAGTTGCGCAAGGAAAG TTCTCAAGCCAAGAGAGTAGAATAGATAATAACACAACCAAGGAGCTTGTCGGAAAAAGTCCACGGAGTACGTCTCATCACCAGATGGGAAACATGGCAAATCTGGAAATCCCGGTCACTGAGAATTCTGATAACATAGAGAAAGCTGAAGCATATACAAAAGAACTCGAGAGT ATATGCAACACTCTGAAGAAGAAGCATGAGGAAGCGAAAGAGTTGCTTGTCCGTGCTATAGTAAACAACAATAAGCTACTGATGCTCAACCATCCTTTACATGAAGACAAG ATTCGTATGATCCAGAAGTTCGCAGCCAAGTTGAGTTTGAGGGACACTCAAACCACCACTGTTGCTTAA
- the LOC106440179 gene encoding uncharacterized protein LOC106440179 translates to MNFQICFKVPPIHTLHIQFFSSSFPQSSPSLSLLSFSLYLSNCTSMAALDLKAQHDNKENVSPSEMTITSVKPLDSSSSIDKDKTQIRIRRKRSRRQPLKDITNLFVSSSPLSSSFLIRHFSSSPTLSVDPKCMKRRSVVALKASSTFSCRNFR, encoded by the coding sequence ATGAACTTCCAAATCTGTTTCAAAGTCCCTCCTATTCACACACTTCATATACAGTTCTTCAGTTCCTCCTTTCCTCAATCAagtccatctctctctcttctctcattCTCACTCTATCTCTCTAATTGTACATCAATGGCGGCTCTCGATCTAAAAGCTCAACACGACAACAAAGAGAATGTCTCGCCCTCGGAGATGACCATTACTTCTGTCAAGCCTCTGGATTCTTCTTCATCCATTGATAAAGACAAAACCCAAATCAGAATCAGGAGAAAGAGATCTAGAAGACAGCCTCTTAAAGACATCACCAATCTATTTGTCTCATCATCACCATTGTCCTCTTCGTTTCTGATTCGTCACTTCTCCTCTTCTCCGACTCTATCGGTTGATCCCAAATGCATGAAGAGAAGATCTGTTGTTGCTCTCAAGGCTTCTTCTACCTTCTCTTGTAGAAATTTCAGATGA